Proteins encoded in a region of the Vicia villosa cultivar HV-30 ecotype Madison, WI linkage group LG5, Vvil1.0, whole genome shotgun sequence genome:
- the LOC131605407 gene encoding protein MAIN-LIKE 2-like has product MTVTLDDIDALLHISIAGTFFIPPYINQAATLRLVMEDLEVTQETVYDEFSYNRGLHLRMSWLMDSYHEYVAAQRYQAAARAYMLHIMTCSLFADKSGNYIDVWYLCLFSSLDTPTWAWGVADLTMLYTALDIATQLETKQLAVLDIRALPSLCDRKTRRVAADPPCARRWKARRTIPGGVAEYRRRLDALNVDDVVWTPYASHSPHRPFDDASLYSRHIRWETHVTRHLPERCLRQYGFIQTTTLPVPVAPAGGIDRCVSHPRIIPPTAASDVPGPSRARVSAETPPPPPPPAGDQDAQLQYIAVHLNNFMGLVNQNSELYTGLVRLADVVRGGPM; this is encoded by the exons ATGACGGTGACACTGGATGATATAGATGCCCTCCTCCACATCTCCATTGCTGGTACGTTCTTCATTCCTCCTTACATTAACCAAGCGGCGACGCTGCGCTTGGTTATGGAGGACTTAGAGGTAACTCAGGAGACTGTGTATGATGAGTTCTCGTATAACCGTGGTTTACATCTTCGGATGTCTTGGCTCATGGACAGTTACCATGAGTATGTGGCTGCTCAGAGATACCAGGCTGCTGCTAGGGCGTACATGCTACATATTATGACATGTTCTCTCTTTGCAGATAAGTCTGGTAACTATATTGATGTGTGGTACTTGTGTTTGTTCAGCTCCTTAGACACCCCCACTTGGGCGTGGGGAGTGGCAGATTTGACCATGTTGTACACTGCCCTAGATATTGCTACACAGCTAGAGACGAAACAGCTGGCTG tgCTGGATATACGAGCACTTCCTTCATTATGTGATCGGAAGACTCGGCGTGTCGCTGCTGACCCACCGTGTGCGAGGAGATGGAAGGCCAGGCGGACCATTCCTGGAGGTGTGGCTGAGTACAGGCGAAGGCTCGATGCACTGAATGTGGACGATGTGGTATGGACACCATATGCATCTCACAGCCCTCATCGTCCATTTGATGACGCTTCTTTGTACTCTAGGCATATTAGGTGGGAGACCCATGTGACTAGACACTTGCCTGAGAGGTGTTTACGTCAATATGGCTTTATTCAGACTACCACTCTTCCTGTTCCTGTGGCTCCAGCTGGCGGTATTGACAGATG TGTATCACACCCTCGGATCATACCTCCAACCGCTGCTTCTGACGTTCCTGGGCCTTCACGTGCTAGGGTTTCTGCTGAgacaccaccaccacctccaccacCTGCAGGGGATCAGGACGCCCAGTTACAGTATATTGCAGTTCATTTAAATAACTTCATGGGTTTGGTAAACCAAAATAGTGAGCTCTATACTGGTTTGGTTAGGTTGGCAGATGTAGTCCGTGGAGGGCCTATgtag